Proteins encoded by one window of Engraulis encrasicolus isolate BLACKSEA-1 chromosome 23, IST_EnEncr_1.0, whole genome shotgun sequence:
- the LOC134440347 gene encoding nucleoside diphosphate kinase homolog 5-like produces the protein MRLPTLSFIAHPLYIHRVKLLKSGAIKPPLIFFIETACHIVGARAICILYLGNALSGRTSRAHRHRKINSTTMPGSVHVERTLALIKPDAVRHFDEIEGVILQAGLCILQKRQLQLSPEQCSDFYAEKYGKMFFPSLTAFMSSGPIIALVLARDEAITVWKKLMGPVNSTKAKETHPNCLRARYGTSDLRNAVHGSECSDAAEREIKFMFPDSVIEPIPLGVAGKDYLDIHVNAALLTGLTELCKRKPTDPYTWLADWLLNNNPNKPKIAMVEPPSDI, from the exons ATGAGACTTCCCACACTCAGTTTCATTGCCCACCCCCTGTACATACACAGGGTGAAGTTGTTGAAAAGTGGGGCAATTAAACCacctttaattttttttattgaaaCGGCTTGCCACATTGTGGGTGCTCGAGCCATTTGTATACTGTATCTAGGCAACGCCTTGAGCGGAAGAACAAGCAGAGCACATCGTCACAGG AAAATTAACTCGACAACCATGCCTGGTAGTGTGCACGTTGAGAGGACTCTCGCACTGATAAAACCTGATGCAGTTCGACACTTTGATGAAATAGAGGGAGTCATCCTTCAAGCAGGGCTATGTATACTACAA AAACGACAGCTGCAGCTGAGCCCCGAACAGTGCAGCGATTTCTATGCTGAAAAGTATGGGAAGATGTTTTTCCCAAGTCTGACAGCGTTCATGAGCTCTGGACCAATCATCGCTCTTGTGCTGGCCAGAGACGAGGCCATCACCGTCTGGAAGAAGCTGATGGGCCCTGTCAACAGCACAAAAGCTAAAGAAACCCACCCCAACTG CCTCAGGGCCAGATATGGGACTTCAGACCTACGGAATGCGGTGCACGGCAGCGAATGTTCTGATGCTGCTGAACGAGAGATCAAATTCATGTTCCCAGATT CTGTAATCGAGCCCATTCCCTTGGGTGTGGCAGGTAAAGACTATCTCGACATACACGTCAATGCAGCTCTTCTTACGGGCTTAACAGAACTATGCAAGAGAAAGCCAACAGACCCTTAT ACATGGCTAGCTGACTGGCTGCTGAACAACAACCCGAACAAACCCAAAATAGCCATGGTGGAACCTCCCAGTGACATCTGA